A region from the Camelus ferus isolate YT-003-E chromosome 1, BCGSAC_Cfer_1.0, whole genome shotgun sequence genome encodes:
- the LOC102521266 gene encoding LOW QUALITY PROTEIN: OCIA domain-containing protein 2-like (The sequence of the model RefSeq protein was modified relative to this genomic sequence to represent the inferred CDS: inserted 2 bases in 1 codon), whose product MASVSTHGNQNKGPHLPPPSKQXLLFCPKSKLHIHRAEISKIIQECQEESFWKRALPFSLISMLVTQGLVHQGYLAANPRFGSLPKVALVSVLGFGLGTASYIRECQSKFHSFEDQLRGADFGPAHNRHCLLTCEECKIKHGLSEEGRSQPSAS is encoded by the exons ATGGCTTCAGTGTCTACTCATGGAAACCAAAACAAAGGTCCCCATTTGCCACCACCAAGCAAGCA TCTGTTGTTTTGTCCAAAATCGAAACTGCACATCCACAGAGCAGAGATTTCAAAGATTATCCAGGAATGTCAAGAAGAAAGTTTCTGGAAGAGagctctgcctttttctctcaTAAGCATGCTTGTCACCCAAGGACTGGTCCACCAAGGTTATTTAGCAGCTAATCCAAGATTTGGATCATTGCCTAAAGTCGCACTTGTTTCTGTCTTGGGATTTGGCCTTGGAACGGCATCGTACATAAGAGAATGCCAGAGTAAATTCCACTCCTTTGAAGATCAGCTGCGTGGGGCTGATTTTGGTCCAGCACATAACAGGCACTGCCTGCTTACCTGTGAGGAATGCAAAATAAAGCATGGATTAAGTGAGGAGGGACGTTCACAACCTTCGGCTTCCTAA